Sequence from the Paralichthys olivaceus isolate ysfri-2021 chromosome 1, ASM2471397v2, whole genome shotgun sequence genome:
TGCTCCGTGTTCCCCGCTCGGCTAACGGAGGAGCTTCGGTTGCGATGATGCGTCTGTGCGCGGATACAAAGTTTCCTCCTAAGTTAAAACCCGGTGGAGATGAAGCCCCGCGGTGTTGCGGTGCCGGCGGCGGGCAGGTGCTGCGGGGGGGACGCGGGGTGAACTTTTTTTGCGCGGCTCCCGTTCGCAGCTCCGCGGTATAAACAAGGCGAAGCGCCGCGAGGAGCCATGTTTGTAACTTTTCATCCACGAACGCGCCCCTTCTGCGTTTAAAACCCCGCGTTATCGCTCTCGGAGCCACGTTTGTTTCTCTGGGGAAATGCGTTAACGCGTTTCAGTCGTGCACTTTGCGCGGTGAGGACGCGGACGCTCAAAGTCATGAAATGATCAGCGATGCGTAAAGATCACCGCCTCGTAGCTGCGTCCAGGACCCGCGGCTGCTCGGGTTATTTCTGCGGGAGATCGGGCAGCGTGACCCGGGAAGCCCGCAGCCCCGCGCAGCCGAGGACCGCGGAGCCCCCCTCAGCGCGCACGGATGGCCGGAAGATCGTTGCAGGCACCGGGCGAGGGCAACCACACCGCGGGAGAGGAGCCCCGAACACCGGCTTCGTTTTTTAAACTGAACCGCTCGGTTCACCGCCTCGCGATGAATCCTGAAAACAAACCGTcgcgttgttgttgttgctccaGTTTTCCAGAACTAGGACAAGCCGCCATTTTACCCAGAAACAAAGACGAAGCCAAACACCGCGATCATCCCGCGCAGACGACGCGGACGAGGGACGTCTCCTCTCCCCGGGTTTTTAACGGAAGTCTCCCCCAAACATCGGTCCATTGAACGACGGTTTGGCTCCGACAGCTGGTCGGGTTTTGCTCTCGGCTCCCGGTCGTCTTTACCCGCCCCTCCTACTCACACATGTCCCTGAACACGACCCGTAGCTCCGgctctgtctccttctgtcaGATCGACCGACGCTCACTTTGTTTCATCGAAGCATCGTAAAGTGTGATATTTACGCAGTGGGAGGAGAATCGGCGCATCGCGATACCTGCAGCGTAGAAATGTGCGCAGGTTACGTGATATCTCTGCGCAATTGTCCCgctcctgattggctgaagcTCGTTAAATATGTGGTAACAGCACCTGTTTGGACATCAATGCACCAAGCTGCAGCTTctatctcaaacatctgcacctcacacatctgcacacttCAGACTCCACATGCTAATGCAATGTTTTccatttaaagggatagttaacccaaaatgaaaatgcactcatctactcaccactatgatgAACATCAAATGCCTCCACACGGCTCCTCTGGTGTCATTCAGGTGTTCACAAGCCCCGACAATCAAATTAGACTCAAAATGGCGTCattttcagcaggtttttagCCTAAACAACCTCTCGTAGCCTCCTACTAGCTACTGCTGCAGCTATCGCATGTTCTCGCGAAACAAGATCAGCAGTCACTAACTACTTCACGGAGGAAGTATCGATCTTTCAGCACTTTgagctttttgtctttttcttttttcaaagtGGAGCCAGTTTTACTACTAAACATCCTGCTGGAAAGTTCAGTAAATGGAAGTAGACCATATTTTAcaagtttaaaaatacatacacTGCAAAGTAAGTAGTAACTAGTCAGGTTAATGGAGTAGTACATTTACCAAAGTATGATAACTCCCCCAAAGCTGAAACTAATATGGATTGCATTAGGAATAAAAGATAGAATCCCTCAAAAGACACTTGAATAAAACAACATCCATACAGACCTTTTCTCAGAACGGACCAATACTGATGAGATGTCTGTTTTGTTGTGCAGGTCAAAGAACTCGTGTTAGACAACTGTCGCTCGAACAAAGGAAAGATCGAGGGTCTAACAGACGAGTTCGAGGAGCTGGAATTTCTAAGCACAATCAACGTTGGACTGACGACAGTCGCCCACTTGCCAAAGCTAAACAAACTCAAAAAGGtgggtgtgttttctttttgtttcccaAAGTAAAAACGAATCTGTGACTTGAAGGTGTTGAATATTTCCACCGCTCCGCAGCTTGAACTCAGCGATAACAGGATCTCAGGAGGGTTGGAAGTTCTGGCCGACAAGTGCCCCAACCTCACACACCTCAACCTCAGCGGCAACAAGATTAAAGACCTCAGCACGATAGAGCCATTGGTGAGTGACACCCGGGAATattcaagagagagagaaaccggCCGAGTGTTTTATCTAAACTTTGGTTATTCTCCTCTGACAGAAAGAACTGGCGACGCTGAAAAGCCTCGATCTGTTTAACTGTGAAGTGACAAACCTGAACGAATACAGAGACAACGTGTTCAAGCTACTACCCCAGCTCACGTACCTGGACGGCTACGACAAAGACGACAAGGAGGCGCCGGATTCTGACGCCGAGGTTTACGCAGAGGGCTTGGATGACGACGAGGAAGACGATGATGGTAAGTACGAGGTGCTGCACGTACCCGCATGATGGGAAGCTGCTCTTAAAGGTGCTTATTCTGGGATATGAACATTTGAATCGGTTTCACTCAGATGTAGATGAGGAGGAGTACGATGAAGATGCAGTACcaggagacgaggaggaggacgagggggaGGACGATGAAGAGGAGAACGATGAAGAGGAAGACGACGACATCAGCGGAGAGGTGGGATGAGAATAAATGAGATTTTCATCCTGTAGCTTTTAAAGTGTCGAGTATTAAATAATGGAGACTAACTTTACCTCGTCTGTTTAaacaaggaggaagaggaggaagatgtgaACGACAAAGATGCTGATGATGACAAAGATgctgacgatgatgatgatgagggtgagTAAAATGGTGGCTGGCTCAGAGGTTTTCTCGACGCCTCCTTGTAAACAAAGTTATCTTTTCCACATCAGGATTTTTCTGAGATTATTTTCTAGAAAACGCCTCCAATCGTAcgttgtttacatgtttgcaTGTTCGTGCAGGACCTCCGTGTTACCACCACAGTCTGCTGAGCAGCACCAGCACTAAACCATGAAACCACCATTAGGACTTAGAAAGTGAAACTGTATTGTCAAAGGGTGGCATGGTGGAGCAGCGGCTGGCTCTGTCGCCTCATAGCAAGAACGCTCGAGGTTCGAACCCGACTAATGCAGACtcttcctgtgtggagtttgaaTGCTCTCTGTGAGTCACAAAATCAGTAGACATGCATGTTAGGTTAATTGGCGAATGTAGATTGAAGGGGACTGAAAGCGAGTGGgaggttgatgatgcttctaaaaGAAAATATCTCCTGGTTAGAAAGCAGAGGAACGCTCAGAAGACACACACTTGAATtgattaaaagtatttttcaaaaATTCATCACAATTTTTTTGACGTTCTTAAATCTACTTTGTGTATCTCATTGTGTCCTTAACGCTCAGAAATGAGGTCcgtttaaatttgttttaaatgtctgtgttgtccGAGCATCCGTCCGTCCTACTGTCCCAGCAATGTCATCGATCACCTCAGGAACACTTTGAGGGAGTTTCGTTAAATTCGGCACGAACGTTGACTTAGattctgaaggtcaaaggtcactgcgacatcacaaaacacaacttcaGAATTTCAACACTaataattaacaacacattcctCAAACACAATGAAACGAAGTCATATTTTACATCTCAAAGGTTAAATTTTATGTCGACACACACAAGGCTGGtaaatcaattttattttaatttggtgATTTTTCTGGTGCGAACACAAACGTGCTCTTAGCGTCTGTTTAAACGTGAAAAGAGAAGTTTGTCAggaaatctttattttcttgtttcttgCATCTTCATCTTTTAAACGCTTTATTTTCCAGAGGAGGAGCGAGGTCAGAAGAGAAAACGGGAGCTGGACgaagaaggggaggaggatgaggatgattgaGAATCCTCGTGAAGCTAAGTTGTGAACTGTTTTAAACTTGTTATCTCCCAGTCACTCCCCAGCAGCCCCATGTATCCCCCCAGTTTCATATTGCAGTAGGAGTGGTTTCTTGTTATTGGCCAGTCAGGTAGACGGGGTTGTCTGAGGAAATAAGTAAAACTTCTGTACCCTTGATGCTCCCGTGTTCCCGTCTTTAATGTCCACTGGTGACTGCTTCGTGGACACCGAGTTTTGTAATATCGAATATTAGCAAAGATAAACCTTTTTAAGAAACATTCTGTTTTCTCACTGTTTGTGTAAGACGAGTTTCTGATGACTTGTGTATTTGAAGACCCCCCccttcaaaagaaaaacagaaaatgaaacaaaaaaaaaagagtgcatgtctaatacattttaaagtcaaCAACTGGATTCCATGTGCGGCTGTCCTCTCCTCGTCTTAAACTTATTTTTGCattgtacttttttatttttaatgtaagTTATGTGTTTGTAGTGTCACCAGTATGCCAATACTCTGCTGTCCTGGTGTGAAACTTGTGTCTGATCATGCACAGTGTGACCCTCACAGGGCGTATTTTTAAATCAtagcaaaaacataaaaaaaaaattaaaaaaaacatgtctgcccTTGTCaaagctcctcctccttcaacCCTCAGCTTTGATAGTTCGGAAATTACGTGTTCTTGTAAATAATGACCAAATACTATTTTTTTGTATTCTCTTTGATGACGGCAGACATTGAACAGACAACTGAGGTGAAACTTTGAATTGTAATAAGATATTAAATATGTAATGCTGCTTTGTCTCAAATACGCAGTGTGAAATTTCTTGAATTTGAAGAGAACTTTGTATGCATCAATCTTTCCATGAAGAGACATGTTCAACATCAGAACTCACTCTTGCTTTTCCATGTTCTTTTCCGTGACACGCAGGTGGCaatgtttgaatttgtgttgGTAGAGTAGAGAAGTTAATTGATATATAAATGGAGGCTACAACTGCAACATATGTGCATTGAAGATGTATCGTTTCAAAGTGTAAGCTCTGGAAAACGCTCAGTTATTTGGACTTTGTTTCCACTCGTATACGCAGCGGTCAATTTGGCCTACCTCAGTGATTCTTCACTCTGTTAAATCCACTGTCATCAGCCAAATTCTTTGTTTTTCCCTCCCATTCACTTCAATAAATCCCTTTTATATATGTTTGGAAGTTTGTGGTCCTTGTGCAACAACACCTTGTTACTGTATAAAGGTTTGTGTTGATGGCCCATATTTGCATAATGCAGTAGTCCTCGGGGCCAGTGTGTGCTTGAATGTGCAACAAACTTGAAGGTACGTTTTCTCTGATAGCAGTGATGCGTTTACAAACCCCACCAGATTAAAAAAGGCAGTGCACTCAGTTGATCCTTCAGTTCTTTACAAATGCAGCCTGGAGTTTGCATCTATTTAGGATGTTTGAAGACATGTTTGTAATAAATTGAATACGAAGACAACTTATTCAAACTCAGGTCAACTACGTCTGAGATTTCCACCGCATAAAATCCAGGAATGACAACGCTGGTACCATTGTCTACATTTTGTCTTGGCTGAACGCAGCTCAGGTGAAATTAAAGCAGACGCCTACATTTCCTGCATCTGCTGTAAGTGGTggaccaatcacaacacagtttaccaactgaccaatcagagcagcctgtgctttatcaggaggggggggggggcttaaagagacaggagctaaaaccaagtgtttgagacagaggctgaagagaggagcagcagcaaaggACAAAATTAagaaagtgatgttttctgaacattggaGCATGAAAAccgtttaaaataaaaacacaaataaaaataatgaatatgagcagaatacgTCATTTAATTCATCaggtattttttcttttcttatccaGGATACATAGACTGAGATGTGACTCTGTACGCTGCACATTAGTTCTAAAGACCCGCAGTTTTAACAAAGATCAAACTGAGCAATAATATCAGCCAAAGTTTTCTTCTTTACCAAAAAGTTCGTCAGGTTCAATGCCAGACACATTTGGAGGCAGTGCCAAGGTAACACTAGTTTGTCGAAGCCAACCTGCCAATCAATTCATCTTTAACACCTTTCCACAAACAGTCATGTGATTATATCT
This genomic interval carries:
- the anp32a gene encoding acidic leucine-rich nuclear phosphoprotein 32 family member A yields the protein MDMKKRIHLELRNRTPADVKELVLDNCRSNKGKIEGLTDEFEELEFLSTINVGLTTVAHLPKLNKLKKLELSDNRISGGLEVLADKCPNLTHLNLSGNKIKDLSTIEPLKELATLKSLDLFNCEVTNLNEYRDNVFKLLPQLTYLDGYDKDDKEAPDSDAEVYAEGLDDDEEDDDDVDEEEYDEDAVPGDEEEDEGEDDEEENDEEEDDDISGEEEEEEDVNDKDADDDKDADDDDDEEEERGQKRKRELDEEGEEDEDD